One window of the Lysobacter sp. S4-A87 genome contains the following:
- a CDS encoding glycosyltransferase family 2 protein — protein sequence MDAAERAPRIAVLVPCHNEAAAIAKVIADFRASLPGAELHVFDNNSSDGTAQVALAAGARVRHVQLQGKGNVVRRMFAEVEADIYVLVDGDDTYDAAAAPMLVDRLCRDDLDMVVGSRAHQDRAAYRSGHRTGNVLLTRCVGLLFGRSFDDMLSGYRVFSRRYVKSFPAHSSGFEIETELAVHALQLRMPVAEVATAYGVRPEGSASKLRTYRDGARILFTIARLFKNERPLAFFSIVTGLCVLASFVLAWPLLLTYLQTGLVPRFPTAILCVALVLLGAVLFACGLILDTVTRGRVELKHLMYLSVSGNGSGTGAHRPDAMTATQGQEARTP from the coding sequence ATGGATGCAGCCGAACGGGCGCCACGGATCGCCGTGCTTGTGCCATGCCACAACGAAGCGGCGGCGATCGCCAAGGTGATCGCGGATTTCCGGGCCAGCTTGCCCGGGGCCGAGCTTCATGTATTCGACAACAACTCCTCGGACGGCACCGCACAGGTCGCGCTGGCCGCAGGGGCCAGGGTCCGGCACGTCCAGCTGCAGGGCAAGGGCAATGTCGTGCGCCGGATGTTTGCCGAAGTCGAGGCGGACATCTACGTGCTGGTCGATGGTGACGACACCTACGATGCCGCGGCCGCGCCAATGCTGGTCGATCGCCTGTGCCGCGACGACCTGGACATGGTCGTGGGTTCGCGCGCCCACCAGGACCGCGCCGCGTACCGCTCCGGCCACCGCACCGGCAACGTCCTGCTGACGCGTTGCGTGGGGCTGCTGTTCGGCCGCAGTTTCGACGACATGCTGTCCGGATACCGGGTGTTTTCGCGCCGCTACGTGAAGTCGTTCCCCGCACATTCCAGCGGCTTCGAGATCGAGACCGAACTGGCGGTGCACGCGCTGCAGCTGCGGATGCCGGTGGCCGAGGTCGCCACGGCCTATGGCGTCAGGCCGGAGGGTTCGGCCAGCAAGTTGCGCACCTATCGCGACGGCGCGCGGATCCTGTTCACCATCGCCAGGCTCTTCAAGAACGAGCGGCCGCTGGCGTTCTTTTCCATCGTCACGGGGCTGTGCGTGCTGGCCTCGTTCGTGCTGGCCTGGCCGCTGCTGCTGACTTACCTGCAGACCGGGCTGGTGCCGCGGTTTCCCACCGCGATCCTGTGCGTGGCGCTGGTGTTGCTGGGCGCGGTGCTGTTCGCCTGCGGCCTGATCCTGGACACGGTCACGCGGGGACGTGTCGAGCTCAAGCACCTGATGTACCTGTCGGTGTCCGGCAATGGCTCCGGCACTGGTGCACACCGGCCTGACGCGATGACGGCGACCCAAGGGCAGGAAGCGAGGACGCCTTGA
- a CDS encoding glycosyltransferase family 39 protein gives MFWVLWVAVLAIKLVVAARLPLFVDEAFYWQEGQHLAAAYSDLPGLTAWLTRLGTLVGGDHAFAVRLPFLLIAALVPCLMVHIAAREFGARAGWLAGCFTLLLPLAGSLGVMALPDAAMALATLLCVDAGARLLRQVTPETALELAVGLALGALCHYRFIAVIGVGFIALAMLAEGRRALRDVRVLVAIAFGASAWAPLVAWNLDNADAGLRFQLVDRHPWAFHADAVWFIAIQALLVTPLLFAALAVAARRGLAGIDAPHRYFALLGAGVVVGFFALGFFADTERVSFHWPLPGYLALLPLLPAVLWRWPRGWRLATAWLAGLGLVANLGYYLAVSQPGVRERNAAEKWYPSNFSGWEPLARAVRARLAAMPAGTRLVADNFKIGAELGFALGDPRIAVLDHPINHKHGRAPQLRLWGLQSAGRAEWGDEPVLVVVGATEIKYRDLLARYHDLCAMVGPLPPAEVLNIDHGRQRFLLFAMDGKPVHGDCTTPAMAWVDTPVADARVGRRFKVNGWAFKDGVGLAGIDVMLDGQVVAQARYGRAFPGLTDAWPQSSDPQHPNVGFDAEVSLPPESFRPGRHWLGLRLRGRDGSEETWAERPIQLE, from the coding sequence ATGTTCTGGGTGCTGTGGGTCGCAGTGCTGGCGATCAAGCTGGTCGTGGCCGCGCGTCTGCCCTTGTTCGTCGACGAGGCGTTCTACTGGCAGGAAGGGCAGCACCTGGCCGCGGCCTACTCGGACCTGCCCGGCCTGACGGCGTGGCTGACCCGCCTGGGAACCCTGGTCGGCGGCGACCATGCCTTTGCCGTGCGCCTGCCATTTCTGTTGATCGCCGCGCTGGTGCCGTGCCTGATGGTGCATATCGCCGCGCGCGAGTTCGGTGCGCGCGCCGGCTGGCTGGCCGGTTGCTTCACCCTGCTGTTGCCGCTGGCGGGCAGCCTGGGCGTGATGGCGTTGCCGGATGCGGCGATGGCGCTGGCGACCCTGCTGTGTGTCGACGCCGGGGCGCGCCTGCTGCGTCAGGTGACGCCCGAGACCGCGCTTGAACTCGCCGTCGGCCTGGCGCTGGGCGCACTGTGCCATTACCGCTTCATTGCCGTGATTGGTGTTGGCTTCATCGCCCTGGCCATGCTGGCCGAAGGCCGGCGAGCGCTGCGTGACGTGCGCGTGCTGGTGGCCATTGCGTTCGGGGCGTCGGCCTGGGCGCCCCTGGTGGCCTGGAACCTCGACAATGCCGATGCCGGGCTGCGCTTCCAGTTGGTCGATCGCCATCCCTGGGCGTTCCATGCCGATGCGGTCTGGTTCATCGCGATCCAGGCCCTGCTGGTGACACCACTGCTGTTTGCCGCACTGGCCGTCGCCGCGCGCCGCGGGCTGGCGGGCATCGACGCCCCGCATCGCTATTTCGCCCTGCTCGGCGCCGGCGTCGTGGTGGGATTTTTCGCGCTCGGATTCTTTGCCGATACCGAGCGGGTCAGCTTCCACTGGCCGTTGCCAGGCTACCTCGCGCTGCTGCCGCTGCTACCGGCGGTGCTGTGGCGCTGGCCACGTGGCTGGCGGCTGGCCACGGCCTGGCTCGCCGGCCTGGGCCTGGTGGCAAACCTGGGTTATTACCTGGCGGTGTCGCAGCCCGGCGTGCGCGAACGCAATGCGGCGGAGAAGTGGTATCCGAGCAACTTCTCCGGGTGGGAGCCGCTGGCGCGGGCCGTGCGTGCGCGCCTGGCGGCGATGCCGGCCGGCACGCGCCTGGTGGCGGACAACTTCAAGATCGGTGCCGAACTGGGTTTTGCCTTGGGCGACCCGCGCATCGCCGTGCTCGACCATCCGATCAATCACAAGCATGGCCGCGCGCCGCAGCTGCGCCTGTGGGGGCTGCAGAGTGCCGGGCGTGCCGAATGGGGCGACGAGCCGGTGCTGGTCGTGGTGGGTGCCACCGAGATCAAGTACCGCGACCTGCTCGCCCGCTACCACGACCTGTGCGCAATGGTCGGACCACTGCCGCCGGCGGAAGTGCTGAACATCGACCATGGTCGCCAGCGCTTCCTCCTGTTCGCCATGGACGGCAAACCGGTGCACGGCGACTGCACGACACCGGCGATGGCCTGGGTCGATACGCCGGTGGCGGACGCTCGTGTCGGCAGGCGCTTCAAGGTCAACGGCTGGGCCTTCAAGGACGGCGTTGGCCTGGCCGGCATCGACGTCATGCTCGACGGCCAGGTGGTCGCGCAGGCGCGCTACGGCCGTGCCTTCCCGGGGCTCACCGACGCGTGGCCGCAGTCGAGCGATCCGCAGCATCCGAACGTGGGCTTCGACGCTGAAGTGTCGCTGCCGCCCGAGTCGTTCCGGCCGGGGCGGCACTGGCTGGGCCTGCGCCTGCGCGGACGCGACGGCAGTGAGGAAACCTGGGCGGAACGTCCGATCCAGCTTGAGTGA
- a CDS encoding AAA family ATPase, translating into MAVSLSTATMLTDGLRGALERAQAQVNSLVLGKPHEVRLAFVALLAGGHLLIEDLPGLGKTTLAHALAATLGLDFQRVQFTSDLLPADVVGVSVFDPQARQFQFHPGPVFAQVLLADEINRAPPRTQSALLEAMAEYQVTIDGTTHALPEPFFVIATQNPVDLSGTYPLPDSQLDRFLLRLSLGYPDADAERLLLAGDDRRDLIARVLPLLGSEDVLAARRAVQQVHASEALVAYVQALMARSRRHPGVRVGLSPRAGLALLRAARAYALLLGRAHVLPEDVQALFPAVAAHRLVAEVDAGKDASLAKAILHAVPVD; encoded by the coding sequence ATGGCGGTATCCCTTTCGACGGCGACCATGCTAACCGATGGCCTGCGAGGCGCCCTTGAACGCGCCCAGGCGCAGGTCAATTCGCTGGTATTGGGCAAACCGCACGAGGTTCGCCTGGCGTTCGTGGCGCTGCTGGCCGGCGGCCACCTGCTGATCGAGGATCTGCCCGGGCTGGGCAAGACGACGCTTGCCCACGCCCTGGCGGCGACACTCGGCCTGGATTTCCAGCGCGTGCAGTTCACCTCCGACCTGTTGCCGGCCGATGTCGTCGGCGTGTCGGTGTTCGATCCACAGGCGCGCCAGTTCCAGTTCCATCCCGGCCCGGTGTTCGCGCAGGTGTTGCTGGCGGACGAGATCAACCGCGCGCCACCGCGCACGCAGAGCGCATTGCTGGAAGCGATGGCCGAATACCAGGTGACCATCGACGGCACCACCCATGCGCTGCCAGAACCGTTCTTCGTCATCGCCACGCAGAATCCGGTCGACCTCTCCGGCACGTATCCATTGCCGGACTCGCAGCTCGACCGGTTCCTGCTCCGCCTGAGCCTGGGGTATCCGGATGCGGACGCCGAACGCCTTCTGCTGGCGGGCGACGACCGACGCGACCTGATCGCACGCGTCCTGCCGTTGCTGGGCAGCGAGGACGTGCTGGCTGCGCGCCGCGCCGTACAGCAGGTGCATGCGAGCGAAGCACTGGTCGCCTACGTGCAGGCGCTGATGGCGCGCAGTCGCCGCCACCCGGGCGTGCGCGTCGGCCTGTCGCCGCGCGCCGGCCTGGCATTGCTGCGCGCGGCACGCGCCTACGCGCTGCTGCTTGGACGCGCACACGTGCTGCCTGAGGACGTGCAGGCGTTGTTCCCCGCCGTGGCCGCGCACCGCCTGGTCGCCGAAGTCGACGCCGGCAAGGATGCGTCACTGGCAAAAGCCATCCTGCACGCGGTACCGGTGGACTGA
- a CDS encoding DUF58 domain-containing protein: MIWTRPRDPESLPARLHRRRIYVLPTRFGMFYALLLFTMLLGALNYNNNPALLLGLMLAGAGLASLVAAQMQLSGLELVTVDAEPVAAGAPLSVRLHARAAPGRARRGLRLDDDGSFSASPGILNLERGTGEGQLLLPTQQRGWFDLPKLRLSTTRPLGLARAWAYVWPESPLLVYPAPEADGPPLPAGHGDRVQARVNPSGDDVHHLRAYRSGDARRTIAWKPSARRDTLLVREFEQPIGAEIVLDWRETAGIGYEARIARLARWIDDAEREGRRYQLRLPGHAALGPDRGTQHRHACLRALALMPHG; the protein is encoded by the coding sequence ATGATCTGGACGCGTCCGCGCGATCCAGAATCCTTGCCGGCCCGCCTGCATCGCCGCCGAATCTACGTGCTGCCGACCCGATTCGGAATGTTCTACGCCCTACTGCTTTTCACCATGCTGCTGGGTGCGCTGAACTACAACAACAACCCGGCGCTGCTGCTCGGCCTGATGCTGGCCGGTGCCGGACTGGCCAGCCTGGTCGCGGCGCAGATGCAGTTGTCGGGGCTTGAACTTGTCACCGTCGATGCCGAGCCCGTAGCCGCCGGTGCGCCACTGTCCGTGCGACTGCACGCGCGTGCCGCGCCGGGTCGCGCCAGGCGCGGATTGCGCCTGGATGACGACGGCAGCTTTTCGGCCTCGCCGGGCATCCTCAACCTGGAACGCGGCACAGGCGAGGGGCAACTGCTGCTGCCGACGCAGCAGCGCGGCTGGTTCGACCTGCCCAAGCTGCGCCTGTCGACCACACGTCCGCTCGGCCTGGCGCGGGCTTGGGCGTACGTGTGGCCGGAGTCGCCCCTGCTGGTGTATCCCGCACCCGAGGCCGACGGCCCGCCGCTGCCTGCCGGCCATGGCGACCGCGTGCAGGCGCGCGTGAACCCGAGCGGCGACGACGTCCACCATCTGCGCGCTTACCGTAGCGGCGACGCACGCAGGACCATCGCCTGGAAACCCTCGGCACGACGCGACACCTTGCTGGTGCGCGAGTTCGAGCAACCCATAGGCGCCGAGATCGTGCTCGACTGGCGCGAGACCGCGGGCATCGGCTACGAAGCGCGCATAGCCCGCCTGGCACGCTGGATCGACGACGCCGAACGCGAAGGCCGGCGCTATCAGTTGCGCCTTCCCGGCCATGCCGCGCTCGGACCCGACCGCGGCACCCAGCACCGCCATGCCTGCCTGCGCGCGTTGGCACTGATGCCCCATGGCTGA
- a CDS encoding DUF3488 and transglutaminase-like domain-containing protein has translation MADPTLPALDPRSRRWVLLSAGACLLPLLLQLPAQIAVTIGASALAVAALSWRQPVHGLLRLLLSLVLIAVVLGMSGFSIGRDTGCALLAAMLAIKPSETFSLRDARSLLGFALFAPFATFLLDQGPLSLALGLTATLLALAALMLLADIESGDVRRDASPWQRMAGTGRLLALGLPVALAAFWLFPRLSSPLWGVPERAMGRPGLSDRMSPGDWIELLDDDRPALRARFFSDMPRPQQMYWRGPVMWDFDGRTWTQPRWTAGWSETAIERSPQRWDYEIELEPTDRRQLVALDLPVAAPEGSELDPDQSLKSHTPLTGISRWRMQSAVPVRYQAALPGQLRQYALQLPAGYNPRTVGLARQWRQEAGPLADGEIVDRALAWIRRDFAYTLDTPLLGRNSVDEFLFDQRAGFCEHFSSSFVVLMRAAGIPARVVTGYTGGYRNKVGGYWLVRRSDAHAWAEVWLRGRGWVRVDPTAAVAPERIYDTLQDRLPGADLAGGRSLLDFGDWMRSGWNDFVLGFDAQRQQRLLRPLGIDRIDDRTLVLLLMLAIALGLLWMFWFSRRNEREPDPVLRAWHALARRYRHLGLERYPDEPAGRWVQRVAAARPELAAQLQELSQRFSDWRYAEGEPGGRSTRALTQALRAHRPSARNGSPSSRIPGERR, from the coding sequence ATGGCTGACCCGACGCTGCCGGCACTGGATCCGCGCAGTCGTCGCTGGGTGCTGCTGAGCGCCGGCGCCTGCCTGTTGCCGCTGCTGCTGCAACTGCCCGCGCAGATCGCGGTGACGATCGGAGCCAGTGCGCTCGCAGTGGCCGCGCTGTCCTGGCGCCAGCCCGTGCATGGCCTGTTGCGCCTGCTCCTGTCGCTGGTACTGATCGCGGTCGTGCTGGGCATGAGTGGCTTCTCGATCGGTCGCGATACCGGTTGCGCATTGCTGGCGGCAATGCTGGCGATCAAGCCGTCCGAGACCTTCAGTTTGCGCGACGCGCGCAGCCTGCTCGGATTTGCATTGTTCGCGCCGTTCGCCACGTTCCTGCTCGATCAGGGCCCGCTGTCGCTCGCGCTGGGCCTGACCGCGACACTGCTGGCGCTGGCGGCACTGATGCTGCTGGCCGATATTGAATCCGGCGATGTCCGCCGCGACGCATCGCCATGGCAGCGCATGGCCGGCACCGGCCGGCTGCTCGCACTCGGCCTGCCGGTCGCCCTGGCGGCATTCTGGTTGTTCCCGCGATTGTCCTCGCCGTTGTGGGGCGTTCCCGAACGCGCAATGGGTCGGCCCGGCCTGTCTGACCGCATGAGCCCGGGCGACTGGATCGAACTGCTCGACGATGACCGCCCCGCACTTCGCGCCAGGTTCTTCAGCGACATGCCGCGACCGCAGCAGATGTACTGGCGCGGGCCGGTGATGTGGGATTTCGACGGGCGCACCTGGACGCAACCGCGCTGGACCGCCGGCTGGTCGGAGACGGCGATCGAACGGAGCCCGCAGCGCTGGGACTACGAGATCGAGCTGGAACCCACCGATCGTCGCCAGCTCGTCGCGCTGGACCTGCCGGTCGCAGCGCCCGAGGGCAGCGAACTCGACCCGGACCAGAGCCTGAAATCGCACACCCCGTTGACCGGCATCAGCCGCTGGCGGATGCAATCGGCGGTACCCGTGCGCTATCAGGCCGCCCTGCCCGGCCAGCTTCGCCAGTACGCGCTGCAGCTGCCGGCCGGCTACAACCCGCGCACCGTGGGCCTGGCACGGCAATGGCGCCAGGAGGCCGGCCCGCTCGCTGACGGCGAGATCGTCGACCGTGCCCTGGCCTGGATCCGCCGCGACTTCGCCTACACCTTGGATACGCCGCTGCTCGGCCGCAACAGCGTCGACGAATTCCTGTTCGACCAGCGTGCGGGATTCTGCGAACACTTCAGTTCATCGTTCGTCGTGCTGATGCGCGCGGCCGGAATTCCGGCGCGCGTGGTCACCGGCTACACCGGTGGCTACCGCAACAAGGTCGGTGGCTACTGGCTCGTCCGTCGTTCCGACGCCCACGCCTGGGCCGAGGTCTGGTTGCGCGGGCGCGGCTGGGTGCGCGTGGATCCGACTGCGGCGGTGGCGCCCGAGCGCATCTACGACACGCTCCAGGATCGGTTGCCCGGCGCCGACCTGGCCGGCGGTCGATCGTTGCTCGACTTCGGTGACTGGATGCGCAGTGGCTGGAACGACTTCGTGCTCGGCTTCGACGCCCAGCGCCAGCAGCGACTGCTGCGGCCGCTCGGCATCGACCGCATCGACGACCGCACCCTGGTGCTGCTGCTGATGCTGGCGATCGCGCTGGGCCTGTTGTGGATGTTCTGGTTCAGCCGCCGCAACGAGCGCGAGCCCGACCCGGTGCTGCGCGCCTGGCATGCATTGGCGCGCCGCTATCGCCATCTGGGGCTGGAACGTTACCCGGACGAGCCGGCCGGGCGCTGGGTGCAGCGCGTCGCTGCGGCACGCCCCGAACTGGCCGCGCAGTTGCAGGAACTCAGCCAACGTTTCAGCGATTGGCGGTACGCTGAGGGCGAACCGGGGGGACGTTCGACCCGCGCCTTGACCCAGGCGCTGCGCGCGCATCGCCCGTCCGCCCGCAACGGATCGCCAAGCTCACGGATACCAGGAGAACGCCGATGA
- a CDS encoding Slp family lipoprotein, whose amino-acid sequence MNVRLALLAFATMMLAACVTAPQPLQGEFNPITPRDASVNDITGATVRWGGRVVSVEPQPNRTCFEMISTYLGDNARPYWGSDDTGGRFIACRTGFYDPAVFEKNREVTFIGRVSGYQNRRIGEYDYRFPQVEADVVYLWPVRETVDVVGYPAAPWPWWGWW is encoded by the coding sequence ATGAACGTTCGTCTCGCCCTACTCGCCTTCGCCACGATGATGCTGGCTGCCTGCGTCACGGCACCGCAGCCGCTGCAGGGCGAGTTCAATCCGATCACGCCGCGCGATGCGTCGGTCAACGACATCACCGGTGCCACGGTGCGCTGGGGCGGCCGCGTCGTCAGCGTCGAACCGCAGCCCAACCGCACCTGCTTCGAAATGATCTCGACGTACCTGGGCGACAACGCCCGTCCGTACTGGGGCAGCGACGACACCGGCGGCCGCTTCATCGCCTGCCGTACCGGCTTCTATGACCCGGCGGTCTTCGAGAAGAATCGCGAAGTCACCTTCATCGGCCGCGTCAGCGGCTACCAGAATCGCCGCATCGGCGAATACGACTACCGCTTCCCGCAGGTCGAGGCCGACGTGGTCTACCTGTGGCCCGTGCGCGAAACGGTCGACGTCGTCGGCTATCCGGCGGCACCGTGGCCGTGGTGGGGTTGGTGGTAA
- a CDS encoding histidine triad nucleotide-binding protein, producing MSETIFHKIIKREIPADVVFEDEHLIAFRDIAPQAPVHVLFVPKTDVATLNDLQPDQAAIVGRLAVAAADYAKREGFAEDGYRIVMNCNGHGGQTVFQIHLHLLAGAPLGRFGTSR from the coding sequence ATGTCCGAAACCATCTTCCACAAGATCATCAAGCGCGAAATTCCGGCCGATGTCGTCTTCGAGGACGAGCACCTGATCGCGTTCCGTGACATCGCGCCGCAGGCGCCGGTGCACGTGCTGTTCGTGCCCAAGACCGATGTCGCCACGCTCAACGACCTGCAGCCCGACCAGGCCGCAATCGTCGGCCGCCTGGCGGTGGCGGCGGCCGACTACGCCAAGCGCGAGGGCTTCGCCGAGGACGGCTACCGGATCGTGATGAACTGCAACGGTCACGGCGGGCAGACGGTGTTCCAGATCCATCTGCACCTGCTGGCGGGAGCGCCGCTGGGCCGGTTCGGAACCTCGCGCTGA
- the recR gene encoding recombination mediator RecR produces the protein MSSLLEQLIEAFRVLPGVGQKSAQRMAYHVLERERAGGQRLADALSAAVENIGHCARCRDFTEGEVCATCASASRDAHQLCAVESPADRLAIEQATGYRGLYFVLQGRLSPLDGIGPRELGLDSLAARLAEGEVQELIIATNPTVEGEATAHYLAQLARQHKVRPSRLAHGVPLGGELEYVDRGTLSHAFGSRSEMTDRD, from the coding sequence ATGAGCTCACTTCTCGAACAACTCATCGAAGCGTTCCGCGTGTTGCCCGGCGTCGGCCAGAAGTCGGCGCAGCGCATGGCCTACCACGTGCTCGAACGCGAGCGCGCCGGTGGCCAGCGCCTGGCCGATGCCCTGTCGGCTGCTGTCGAGAACATTGGCCATTGCGCGCGCTGCCGCGATTTCACCGAAGGCGAGGTCTGCGCGACCTGCGCCAGTGCCTCGCGCGATGCGCACCAGCTGTGTGCGGTCGAATCTCCCGCCGATCGCCTCGCAATCGAACAGGCCACAGGTTATCGCGGCCTGTACTTCGTACTGCAGGGACGGTTGTCGCCGCTGGACGGCATCGGACCGCGCGAGCTGGGCCTGGACTCGCTGGCCGCGCGCCTGGCCGAAGGCGAAGTGCAGGAACTGATCATCGCCACCAACCCGACAGTCGAAGGCGAGGCGACCGCGCACTACCTCGCGCAGCTGGCCCGCCAGCACAAGGTGCGGCCGAGCCGGCTCGCGCACGGCGTGCCGCTGGGCGGCGAGCTGGAGTACGTCGACCGCGGCACGTTGTCGCATGCCTTCGGCAGCCGCAGCGAGATGACGGACCGGGACTGA
- a CDS encoding YbaB/EbfC family nucleoid-associated protein: MRGNIAQLMQQAQRMQENVQRAQEELAKLEVTGNAGGGMVSVTITGRMECRKVRIDPSVLSDQEMVEDLIAAAFNDAVNKVNAESQSKMSAATAGMPIPPGMKMPF; this comes from the coding sequence ATGCGTGGAAATATTGCCCAACTGATGCAGCAGGCGCAGCGGATGCAGGAAAACGTGCAGCGCGCGCAGGAAGAGCTGGCCAAGCTCGAGGTCACCGGCAACGCCGGCGGCGGCATGGTCAGTGTCACCATCACCGGCCGCATGGAGTGCCGCAAGGTCCGCATCGATCCGAGCGTGCTCAGCGACCAGGAAATGGTCGAGGACCTGATCGCCGCGGCATTCAACGACGCGGTCAACAAGGTCAACGCCGAGTCGCAGTCGAAGATGTCGGCCGCCACCGCCGGCATGCCGATTCCGCCCGGCATGAAGATGCCGTTCTGA